CAAGGACGTCAAAATCAAGGCCGTGTTCGAGGAAAAAATCGGCATACTCTATTATTACCCGAACATGCAGCCCGACATGATGGATATGATGGTCGAGCGCGGGTACAAAGGCATCATCATCGCAGGTACCGGACTCGGGCACGTCAACAAGCCGCTCTATCCCGCGTTGAAACGCGCACAGGAAGCTGGTGTTGCGGTGTACATGACCGTGCAGACGCTCTGGGGCTATGCGCAGATGTACGTCTATGAAACCGGACGCGAGATGATGGGACTGGGCGTCATTCCCCTGCAGAATATGCTGCCGGAAGTCGCCTATATCAAACTCGGCTGGGCGCTGGGACAGAGCGACGACCTCGAGGTCGTGCGCGACATCATGCTCACCCCGGTCAACGGCGAAATCACCACCCGCGAACCGTACAACGGATACCTCGTCTTCCAGGGCGGCATTCCCGAGGTGGATGAATTCGTAAGTGAAATCCGGCGGTAACGTGTAATCAGCTGCATTCGCTCAAAGGGAACACCCGGCTTCGTCCCTTTGGGATTGCGCCGCGGCAGGCTGGATTCTCACGGCGATATTATTGCGTCCCTCGATGTAATCGGGGGACGTTCTGTATTTTCTCCTTGACAGAAGGATATTACCAATTTATATTATCCTTAGTAAAAGGAGAATGCAATGCGCGAACTTCTGCATCAGATGATTGTTGATTCTCTGGGGATGAAGCTGCAGCCTTCCACGAGAAGAGATGTGGTGCTTCCCAGGGTGGAAAACAAAGCTCATGCGATCATAGGGATGCGTCGCAGTGGCAAGACAACCTTCCTCATGCAATGTCTTTCCGAACGACTTGCTGCAGGTGTGCCGAGGGAGGCTCTGTTGTATCTGAATTTCGAGGATGAACGACTGACGGGACTTCAATCAAATGACCTGCAATGGATTTTGGAGGACTATTACCGTCTGCTTCCGCAGTGGCGTGATCAGAGAACGGTCACCTTTTTCCTGGATGAGATTCAACTCGTCGGCGGGTGGGAGCGTTTTGTCCGCCGCCTGATGGATACAGAGCGCATCGGCGTTTTCCTCTCAGGCTCCTCATCCCGCCTCCTCAGTCAGGAACTGGCGAGCAGTATGCGCGGCAGAGCGCTTCAGACGGTAGTTCTTCCCTTCAGCTTCCGTGAAGCACTCAGGCATCAGGGAATGGAGCCCTCCCGAAAATGGAAACGGCTGACTAAGGCCGAACGCTCTGTAATCGACGCTCACCTGCATGCATATCTGAAAGAAGGGGGTTTCCCGGAGGCGCAGGGACTTGAAACACGAGACCGGCGCCTTCTTCTGCGCAGCTATGTCGATGTTGCCGTTCTGCGCGACGTGCTTGAGCGGCACGGGATATCAAATCCAACCTCGCTGCGATGGCTGCAGCGTCAGCTCCTATCATCCCCTGCCGGCACGTTCAGCATACAGAAACACTATGACACGCTTCGCTCGCAGGGCATTGCCGTTGCGAAAGATACTGTGCATGCCTATCTCGAGTATCTGGAAGACGCCTTTCTCGTGCGGATTGTGTCGATGCATACGGGGTCAGAACGACAACGCATGGTCAATCCCCGGAAAGCGTATCCTATCGATCCGGGTCTCATCGAAGTCTACGAACGTACCCCTGTTCCGAATACAGGGCACGCATTGGAGACCGTCATCATGCTCGAACTCGAACGTCGCGGGTGCGAAATCGGCTACATCCGCACAAAGGAGGGATATGAGGTTGATTTCCATGCCTCTTTCCCGGATGGCACCTTTGCACTCATTCAGGTCGCGAGCAGTATCGCAGAGACATCAACGTATGATCGGGAAGTACGTGCACTTGAAAGCGCTGCCCGACTCCATCCCCATGCCACCCCGCTTCTCATCACACTCGATACCATCCCACCAAACCCGTCACTTCCCCCGGACATTCAATGGCGCTGCGCGGCGGATTGGCTCCTCAATTCGTCCTTTTAATAAGTACAATTATTTAATATATCGTACTTTATGCAAGGAGAATAGTGCGCACGAAGTTCAGACTTCCCCGGGTCCTTCAAAAAACTACCAGCCTTCAACCGTGAAGGGCAGGTGGGATTTTTCAGCTTCATATTGTGATTTGAAGAGCGTCATGAGGTTTTCGTCTTTTTCCAGTTTCGCCCAGAGGCGTGTGCGGATATCCTCATGTGAGACGCCTTCTTTCTGCAGGGCGACAAGGTCGGTATAGAACCAGGTGTGCACCGGTTCGAGCACCTTGTCGGCAGTATTCTCAATCACGCGCGGCGAAGCTGCTACTCCAACAGACTTTGCAGTTTTTCCGCCGTCAGGCGGGTTGGATGTCCGGTCCACAGTACCACGCGGTCGGCGCTGAGTACGAAGGTGCGCGGAATCACATGCACCCCGAAGACCTTGTGCGTCGTGCCCTGCTCGGTATCAACGCCCACGGCGGCACGCATGGGATGCTTCTTGAGGGTCTTCGCTGCAGTACTTGCGCGCTCCTGGGAGATGGCGACGAACTGCACCCGATCCCCGAATTCCTTCTGGAGTTCGTTGAGATGCGGAACGGCGTGCATGCAGGGCTTGCACCAGGTTGCCCAGAATTCCAGGAGCACGGGCTTCCCGTGAAATGCCTCACCGCTCTCCGGTGCGTTCGCCACCCACGACCCGATATAGATACCACGTACCGTATCTCCCACCGCCGGCATCTTTCGCTGCGCTGCTGCGTGGCCATCCACCGACACGCGAATCTGCGCCGACGCATTCCCCATCAGTATCAGTGCTGCGATGAAAAGATGGAAAAATGGAACGATGGAAACATGTTTCCGAGATGTCATATTTCGTTTTTTCAATCTTTTCATTTTTCCATTCTCAGCAATCAGGGATTGCTTCCACAAAGCCTGTAAACATCCGGGGACATGACAGGGGAAGCAATCCCTGCTCCTCTCCAGTTTGCAATCTGCAATCTGCAATCTGCAATCTGCAATCTCCAATCTGTAATCTGCAATCAGCTACTCCCGCGTGAGGCGTTGGTATTTGATGCGATGGGGCTGGTCGGCATCGATGCCGAGACGCTCCTTGCGGTGCTGTTCGTAGAGCTTGTAGTTGCCATCGAACCAGACGACCTGACTGTCGCCTTCGAAGGCGAGGATATGCGTGGCGATGCGATCGAGGAACCAGCGATCATGGGATACGACCACGGCGCAGCCCGCAAAGTTCTGCAGGGCGATTTCAAGGGCGCGCAGCGTATTGATGTCGAGATCGTTGGTCGGCTCATCGAGGAGAAGAACGTTGGCGCCTTCGCGCAGCGTTTTGGCGAGATGAACGCGGTTGCGCTCACCACCCGAAAGCATGTCTGTCTGCTTCTGCTGATCGGAGCCGCTGAAGTTGAAACGGGCGACATAGGTACGGGAATTCACTTCCCTGTCGCCCAGCTTCATGGTCTCTTCCCCGCCGGAAATTTCTTCCCAGATTGTTTTGCCGGGATCGAGGGGACGCTTCTGATCGACGTATCCGAGCTGCACGGTTTTCCCAATGTTGATCGAGCCGTTGTCCGCTTCCTCCTGTCCGGTGATCATGCGGAACAGCGTGGTTTTTCCGGCGCCATTGGGACCGATAACTCCGACTATCCCACCCGGGGGAAGTGAAAAATTCAGGTTTTCAAAAAGAATTTTATCGCCGTATGCCTTGGTGAGTCCCTCTGCTTCCACGACAATATCACCCAGCCGGTGTCCGGTGGGAATGAAAATTTCAATTTCCTCACGCGCACGCTCATGCTCCTCGTCCAGCAGCTTCTCGTACGCAGAAATACGTGCCTTGCTTTTCGCGTGGCGTCCCTTCGGATTCATCCGCACCCATTCGAGTTCCTCGGCCAGCGCGCGCTGCCGTTTGCTCTCCTGCTTCTCCTCGGTGGCGAGACGCGCCTGCTTCTGCTCGAGCCACGCCGAATAATTGCCCTTGAAAGGAATGCCCTCGCCGCGATCGAGCTCAAGAATCCATCCGGCAACATTGTCCAGGAAATACCTGTCATGGGTCACGGCGATGACGGTACCTTCATAGCGAGCGAGATGCTGTTCGAGCCATGCGACGGATTCCGCATCGAGATGGTTCGTTGGTTCATCGAGAAGAAGTACATCCGGCTTCATCAGCAGCAGACGGCAGAGCGCCACGCGACGCAATTCTCCACCGGAGAGAACGCTGATCTGCGTTTCGGGCGGGGGACAGCGCAGGGCATCCATGGCCATTTCCAGGCGGCTGTCGAGATCCCATGCGTCGAGCTGTTCGATGCGTTCCTGCAGTTTCCCCTGCTTGTCGAGCAGTGCGTCATAGTCCGCATCAGGTTCCGTGAAGGCAGCGCTGACCTCTTCGTACTGCCTCAGCAGGTCCACCGTTTCCTGCACCCCCTCTTCGACGATGTCGCGCACCGTGCTTTCGGGATCCAGCTGCGGTTCCTGCGGCAGCAGACCAAAGCTGATATCCTTGTTCGCGGTGACCTCACCGAGGATGTCGTCATCGAGTCCGGCAATGATGCGCAGCAGGGTCGACTTCCCGGCGCCATTGAGTCCG
The bacterium genome window above contains:
- a CDS encoding ATP-binding protein, translated to MRELLHQMIVDSLGMKLQPSTRRDVVLPRVENKAHAIIGMRRSGKTTFLMQCLSERLAAGVPREALLYLNFEDERLTGLQSNDLQWILEDYYRLLPQWRDQRTVTFFLDEIQLVGGWERFVRRLMDTERIGVFLSGSSSRLLSQELASSMRGRALQTVVLPFSFREALRHQGMEPSRKWKRLTKAERSVIDAHLHAYLKEGGFPEAQGLETRDRRLLLRSYVDVAVLRDVLERHGISNPTSLRWLQRQLLSSPAGTFSIQKHYDTLRSQGIAVAKDTVHAYLEYLEDAFLVRIVSMHTGSERQRMVNPRKAYPIDPGLIEVYERTPVPNTGHALETVIMLELERRGCEIGYIRTKEGYEVDFHASFPDGTFALIQVASSIAETSTYDREVRALESAARLHPHATPLLITLDTIPPNPSLPPDIQWRCAADWLLNSSF
- a CDS encoding TlpA family protein disulfide reductase, which encodes MTSRKHVSIVPFFHLFIAALILMGNASAQIRVSVDGHAAAQRKMPAVGDTVRGIYIGSWVANAPESGEAFHGKPVLLEFWATWCKPCMHAVPHLNELQKEFGDRVQFVAISQERASTAAKTLKKHPMRAAVGVDTEQGTTHKVFGVHVIPRTFVLSADRVVLWTGHPTRLTAEKLQSLLE
- the ettA gene encoding energy-dependent translational throttle protein EttA; the encoded protein is MDNKIIFSMVRVSKIHKPNRTVLKDISLSFFYGAKIGVLGLNGAGKSTLLRIIAGLDDDILGEVTANKDISFGLLPQEPQLDPESTVRDIVEEGVQETVDLLRQYEEVSAAFTEPDADYDALLDKQGKLQERIEQLDAWDLDSRLEMAMDALRCPPPETQISVLSGGELRRVALCRLLLMKPDVLLLDEPTNHLDAESVAWLEQHLARYEGTVIAVTHDRYFLDNVAGWILELDRGEGIPFKGNYSAWLEQKQARLATEEKQESKRQRALAEELEWVRMNPKGRHAKSKARISAYEKLLDEEHERAREEIEIFIPTGHRLGDIVVEAEGLTKAYGDKILFENLNFSLPPGGIVGVIGPNGAGKTTLFRMITGQEEADNGSINIGKTVQLGYVDQKRPLDPGKTIWEEISGGEETMKLGDREVNSRTYVARFNFSGSDQQKQTDMLSGGERNRVHLAKTLREGANVLLLDEPTNDLDINTLRALEIALQNFAGCAVVVSHDRWFLDRIATHILAFEGDSQVVWFDGNYKLYEQHRKERLGIDADQPHRIKYQRLTRE